A section of the Leptotrichia sp. HSP-342 genome encodes:
- the scpB gene encoding SMC-Scp complex subunit ScpB codes for MENFENKKNEEMEEIKENNRINNIEEKIETIIFLSKEMISIKELAQFYGMEYFEIEEILLNLKEKRKDTGINVKIENGIVCLVSNPLFGSDVKRFFNPEMKLKKLSRSAMETLAIIAYKGPITKAEIEQIRSVGVDKTMSNLLERKLIYISGRKKTAGTPNLYEVTDDFYNYLNIRGKQELPGSEQFQKIEMLYKEDEKAENEDSKEGEKLNSEENSELKAKEEIEKIKE; via the coding sequence ATGGAAAATTTTGAAAATAAAAAAAATGAAGAAATGGAAGAGATTAAAGAAAATAATAGAATCAATAACATTGAAGAAAAAATTGAAACAATAATCTTTTTATCGAAGGAAATGATAAGCATAAAGGAGCTAGCACAGTTTTATGGAATGGAATATTTTGAAATAGAGGAAATATTGCTTAATTTAAAGGAAAAACGAAAAGATACAGGAATAAATGTAAAAATTGAAAATGGAATCGTATGTCTTGTATCAAATCCACTTTTTGGCTCTGATGTAAAACGATTTTTTAATCCAGAAATGAAATTAAAGAAATTATCTCGTTCAGCAATGGAAACATTAGCAATCATCGCATATAAAGGGCCTATAACTAAAGCAGAAATAGAGCAAATCAGAAGTGTTGGTGTGGATAAGACTATGTCAAATCTATTGGAAAGAAAACTAATTTATATTTCTGGACGGAAAAAAACGGCTGGAACACCGAATTTGTACGAAGTAACAGATGATTTTTATAATTATCTGAATATTCGTGGGAAGCAAGAATTACCAGGAAGTGAGCAGTTTCAAAAAATTGAGATGCTTTACAAAGAAGATGAGAAGGCAGAAAATGAAGACTCAAAAGAGGGAGAAAAATTAAATTCAGAAGAAAATTCGGAACTAAAAGCAAAAGAAGAAATTGAAAAAATAAAAGAGTAG
- the gatB gene encoding Asp-tRNA(Asn)/Glu-tRNA(Gln) amidotransferase subunit GatB: MSMEYETVIGLEVHCQLKTNTKVWCSCDADYDNKEPNTAVCPICTGQPGALPKLNEKVLDYAIKAALALGCEINRESYFDRKNYFYPDSPKNYQITQFFKPYAENGVLKITTNSGKEASIGIERIQIEEDTAKSIHTASETLLNYNRASVPLIEIISKPEIKNAEEAYAYLNTLKDRLKYTKVSDVSMELGSLRCDANVSVRKKGETKLGTRTETKNLNSFKAVVKAIEYETNRQIEVLENGGRVVQETRLWDEENAVTKPMRSKEEAMDYRYFPEPDLPAIIITESRLSNVKDEMPEFADEKAKRFINEYKLNEMEAATLSSEQELAEYYEEVVKVSDDARLAANWVLTEILRVLKEKNISIEEFSVEPENIGKLIKLIKANTISSKIAKDVFEILLSENKDPEIIVKEKGLVQITDNSEIEKIVEQVLAENPQSVEDYKAGKSNALKYLVGQSMKLSKGKANPQMINEMILARLEG, from the coding sequence ATGAGTATGGAATATGAAACAGTCATCGGACTAGAAGTGCATTGTCAATTGAAAACGAATACGAAAGTATGGTGTTCTTGTGATGCGGATTATGATAATAAAGAGCCTAATACTGCGGTATGTCCTATTTGTACAGGGCAGCCTGGGGCTTTGCCGAAGTTGAATGAAAAGGTGCTGGATTATGCGATAAAGGCGGCACTTGCACTTGGGTGTGAGATAAACAGGGAGAGCTATTTTGATAGAAAAAATTATTTTTATCCTGATTCGCCAAAAAATTATCAAATTACACAGTTTTTTAAGCCTTATGCTGAAAATGGAGTTTTGAAAATTACGACGAATAGCGGGAAGGAAGCAAGTATCGGGATTGAAAGAATACAGATTGAGGAAGATACGGCGAAAAGTATTCATACGGCTTCTGAAACTTTGCTAAATTATAACAGGGCCTCCGTACCGTTAATCGAGATTATTTCAAAGCCTGAGATAAAAAATGCTGAGGAAGCGTATGCTTATTTGAATACATTGAAGGATAGGCTGAAATATACAAAAGTCAGTGATGTAAGTATGGAACTTGGATCACTTAGATGCGATGCTAATGTTTCTGTTAGAAAAAAAGGTGAAACAAAACTTGGGACTAGAACGGAAACTAAGAACTTGAACTCGTTTAAGGCGGTTGTAAAGGCGATTGAGTATGAAACAAACAGACAAATTGAAGTGCTTGAAAATGGCGGGCGTGTAGTTCAGGAAACAAGACTTTGGGATGAGGAAAATGCGGTTACAAAGCCGATGAGAAGCAAAGAGGAAGCGATGGATTACAGATATTTTCCAGAGCCTGACTTGCCAGCGATTATCATTACTGAATCAAGACTTTCAAATGTAAAGGATGAAATGCCTGAATTTGCAGATGAGAAGGCAAAAAGATTTATTAATGAGTATAAATTGAATGAAATGGAAGCGGCTACTCTTTCATCAGAGCAGGAACTGGCTGAGTATTATGAGGAAGTTGTAAAAGTTTCGGATGATGCAAGACTTGCGGCAAACTGGGTATTGACAGAAATTTTACGTGTGCTAAAAGAAAAAAATATTTCTATTGAGGAGTTTTCTGTTGAGCCTGAAAATATTGGAAAATTAATTAAATTGATAAAAGCTAATACGATTAGTTCAAAAATAGCAAAAGATGTGTTTGAAATCTTGCTTTCAGAAAATAAAGATCCTGAAATTATCGTAAAGGAAAAAGGGCTTGTGCAAATTACAGACAACAGCGAAATTGAAAAGATTGTAGAGCAGGTGCTGGCTGAAAATCCTCAATCAGTGGAAGATTATAAGGCTGGAAAGAGTAACGCATTAAAATATCTTGTGGGACAGTCCATGAAGCTTTCTAAAGGTAAGGCCAATCCACAAATGATTAATGAAATGATTTTAGCAAGACTTGAAGGTTAA
- the gatA gene encoding Asp-tRNA(Asn)/Glu-tRNA(Gln) amidotransferase subunit GatA, whose translation MNLYKKTASELAEMIKNKEITSEEVTRNFLDRIKAVEDKVGAFSNIFEEKALEQARKIDGENNEEGRKNYENTGLFGVPVALKDNIVSKGDLTTAASQILKNYVGVYDATVVKKLKEAGAVLVGKANMDEFAMGSSNENSSIKSASNPWDLERVPGGSSGGSAAAVAASEIPVALGTDTGGSIRQPASLTGTVGIKPTYGRVSRYGLMAFGSSLDQIGALAKSSQDLARVMQIISGYDENDPTTADVEVPDYLSLLENDITGLKIGLPKEYFSDELDKSIKEVVDKTVETLKKLGAEVKEVSLPYTKYAISTYYIISSAEAASNLSRYDGVRYGVRKSDENIEEMYVKSRTEGFGDEVKRRIMIGNYVLSSGFYDAYYKKASQVRRLIRDDFSRVLSEVDLILTPVSPTTAFKKGEKNTDPVQMYLADIYTVSVNMAGLPAISVPGGFVNGLPVGIQLIGNYFREDLLFNVANKFEKERGEIEYPEL comes from the coding sequence ATGAATTTATACAAAAAAACGGCTAGCGAACTGGCTGAAATGATAAAGAATAAAGAGATTACTTCAGAAGAAGTTACAAGAAATTTTTTAGATAGAATAAAAGCAGTTGAAGATAAGGTTGGGGCTTTTTCTAATATTTTTGAGGAGAAGGCATTGGAACAGGCTCGAAAAATTGATGGGGAAAACAATGAAGAAGGAAGAAAAAATTATGAAAATACAGGACTTTTTGGAGTGCCTGTGGCGTTGAAGGATAATATTGTTTCAAAGGGAGATTTGACAACGGCGGCTTCACAAATTTTGAAAAATTATGTGGGAGTTTATGATGCTACTGTTGTGAAAAAGTTAAAGGAAGCTGGAGCAGTACTGGTTGGAAAGGCTAATATGGATGAGTTTGCGATGGGATCTTCAAATGAAAATTCGTCAATAAAGTCAGCATCTAACCCTTGGGATTTGGAAAGAGTGCCAGGAGGAAGCAGTGGGGGATCGGCAGCTGCGGTTGCGGCTAGTGAAATACCTGTTGCTTTGGGAACAGATACTGGTGGAAGTATTAGACAGCCTGCGAGCTTGACTGGAACTGTGGGGATAAAGCCAACTTACGGAAGAGTTTCGAGATATGGGCTTATGGCATTCGGTTCTTCGCTGGATCAGATTGGGGCTTTAGCAAAAAGTTCGCAAGATTTGGCAAGAGTTATGCAGATAATTTCAGGATACGATGAAAATGATCCGACAACTGCGGATGTGGAAGTGCCAGATTATTTATCTTTGCTTGAAAATGATATAACAGGATTAAAAATTGGGCTTCCAAAAGAATATTTTTCAGATGAACTGGATAAATCAATAAAGGAAGTTGTGGATAAAACTGTGGAAACATTGAAAAAACTTGGAGCGGAAGTGAAGGAAGTATCGTTGCCTTACACAAAATATGCAATTTCCACTTATTATATAATTTCATCGGCTGAGGCCGCTTCAAACTTGTCAAGATATGACGGAGTGAGATATGGGGTTAGAAAAAGTGATGAAAATATTGAGGAAATGTATGTAAAATCACGAACAGAAGGTTTTGGAGATGAAGTTAAGCGTAGAATTATGATTGGAAACTATGTGTTAAGTTCTGGATTTTATGATGCTTATTATAAAAAGGCCTCGCAAGTTAGAAGATTAATAAGAGATGATTTTTCACGAGTTCTTTCAGAAGTTGACTTGATTTTGACACCAGTTTCTCCGACAACAGCATTTAAAAAAGGTGAAAAAAATACAGATCCTGTCCAAATGTATTTAGCTGATATCTACACAGTTTCAGTAAATATGGCAGGATTGCCTGCAATATCAGTGCCAGGTGGCTTTGTAAATGGACTTCCTGTGGGAATACAGCTGATTGGAAATTATTTTAGGGAAGATTTGCTGTTTAATGTGGCAAATAAATTTGAGAAAGAACGTGGAGAGATAGAATATCCTGAGTTGTAA
- the gatC gene encoding Asp-tRNA(Asn)/Glu-tRNA(Gln) amidotransferase subunit GatC, which produces MLSKEDVLKIAALSKLEFSESEIEKFRVDLNKIFEHMEELNGVDTTDVEPLFNVLDLKDKLREDRARDAGIKKEILENSPNKDEEFIIVPKVVGENADN; this is translated from the coding sequence ATGTTAAGCAAAGAAGATGTTTTAAAAATAGCAGCACTTTCTAAATTGGAATTTTCAGAAAGTGAAATTGAGAAATTTAGGGTGGATTTGAATAAGATATTTGAGCATATGGAAGAGTTGAATGGGGTTGATACAACTGATGTGGAGCCGCTTTTTAATGTGCTGGACTTAAAAGATAAATTGAGGGAAGACAGGGCTAGGGATGCTGGAATTAAGAAGGAAATTTTAGAAAATTCGCCTAATAAGGATGAAGAATTTATAATTGTGCCAAAAGTTGTTGGAGAAAATGCGGATAATTAG
- a CDS encoding DUF4253 domain-containing protein, which yields MLGNVDLFADKIKCDYEKINEDSGITEVVERYFQLLEEGKEQGFIPVFVEVKDYFNEEFPEFEEYKRIKDEILENYKKVDCTQWFKERKQEYIENEYLDEEYEFSDDNDYLDYFKNFNEDKTLYLNSIFDIETGKIRENVGLFKVPADKVYEIPGWFLFGGFNECPLPEEIIAISKYWYEKYDARIVAITDSEMEFYLEKFPKKQKEAEELAIEQFLVSEDLVFQIYDELEELSKELYKAKNWYFWWD from the coding sequence ATGTTGGGAAATGTAGATTTATTTGCAGATAAAATAAAATGCGATTATGAAAAAATTAATGAAGATAGTGGAATAACAGAAGTTGTAGAAAGATACTTTCAGCTATTGGAAGAAGGTAAAGAACAAGGTTTTATCCCTGTTTTTGTTGAGGTAAAAGATTATTTCAATGAAGAATTTCCTGAATTCGAGGAATATAAAAGAATAAAAGATGAAATTTTAGAAAATTATAAAAAAGTAGACTGTACTCAGTGGTTTAAAGAAAGAAAACAGGAGTATATAGAAAATGAGTATCTGGATGAGGAATATGAATTTTCTGATGACAACGATTACTTAGATTATTTTAAAAATTTCAATGAAGATAAAACTTTATATCTAAATTCAATATTTGACATAGAAACTGGAAAAATAAGAGAAAATGTAGGATTATTTAAAGTTCCGGCAGATAAAGTTTATGAAATTCCAGGATGGTTTTTATTTGGTGGTTTTAATGAATGCCCTTTGCCAGAAGAAATCATAGCTATTAGTAAATATTGGTATGAAAAATATGATGCACGAATTGTTGCGATAACTGATTCTGAAATGGAATTTTATTTGGAGAAATTTCCAAAAAAACAAAAAGAGGCTGAAGAATTGGCAATAGAGCAGTTTTTAGTTAGTGAGGATTTAGTTTTTCAAATTTATGATGAACTGGAGGAACTTTCAAAAGAGTTATACAAAGCTAAAAATTGGTATTTTTGGTGGGATTAG
- a CDS encoding DNA translocase FtsK, with product MNKRKIEGVIWFAAGLVLTILLTNKSSMLSDNVGENVFSLILGGIMLFFGKMTWFIAIVAMLYGIVLFFYEKIRVDITQGKVVALIGVFLSLSMFLVKSSVGENPLPNVFTEAGRKLLEIGFNRESGGVPGALLSMPFYKILHLKWMTIGLVVVLALSVCLLLKDYIELGYELLREVVRYYKSDDYKEKKRKLKAKKYAENLKKTDYKRYQREMLKAKIIQSRSEKLSFEIAKKPKDNFLQKTEVYSKEELAEKEKEWIEIFEEKEKQKILENSKKSENKEKDNKEKQQAKTENVTDLSDNLKNNENDEKNLDKKEQEVSEIENNGKIKESSETEENQEEEEKEPKLEIVTPLRRESVVNSAQMDPNFQQFPKLEAFENSGAVKKVLEEELREANAMLDSSQGYDDIVKKSIAEIFKSKPMDYKKKEKIEKSIRENVRHLENVLKEFGVEAKVVNYEYGPTITRYEIVIPKGIKVSKVTGLSDDIAMNLAAESIRIEAPIPGKNTIGIETPNKIKESVHFSNIIKNKELDNGELKVILGKDIVGRDKLIDIVKMPHLLIAGQTGSGKSVAVNTLISTLISKKSEKEVKFIMIDPKMVELMPYNDIPHLLVPVIIDPQQAAIALKWAVNEMENRYKKLMENGVRNIKKYNDLSYVEKMPYIVIIIDELADLMMVAAGSVEESIARIAQKARAVGIHLVVATQRPSTDVITGMIKANLPSRISFALRSQIDSRTILDTAGAEKLLGQGDMLLLANGSSKLERIQGAYISDDEVKNLTDTLKSARKVKYRNEILEESQEEMIDVDPFFENAINIIRQENKVSISLLQRKLKVGFNRASRIYEQLKEHGVISFDDQILVDNIDEIN from the coding sequence ATGAATAAAAGAAAAATCGAAGGTGTAATATGGTTTGCTGCTGGACTTGTATTAACAATACTTCTGACAAATAAATCAAGCATGTTGAGTGACAATGTTGGGGAAAATGTTTTTTCACTTATACTGGGTGGAATTATGCTCTTTTTTGGAAAAATGACATGGTTTATAGCGATTGTCGCCATGCTATACGGAATAGTTCTGTTTTTTTACGAGAAAATAAGGGTTGATATAACGCAGGGGAAAGTTGTTGCACTTATCGGAGTATTTCTGAGTCTATCCATGTTTCTAGTAAAAAGTTCAGTTGGTGAGAATCCTTTGCCGAATGTATTTACTGAAGCGGGAAGAAAACTTCTGGAAATAGGGTTTAACCGTGAAAGCGGAGGAGTTCCAGGAGCCCTGCTGTCGATGCCGTTTTATAAGATTTTGCATCTGAAATGGATGACTATTGGATTGGTTGTTGTGCTGGCATTATCTGTCTGCCTTTTGTTAAAGGACTATATAGAGCTTGGTTATGAACTTCTAAGAGAAGTTGTAAGATACTATAAGAGCGACGACTATAAGGAAAAAAAGAGAAAGCTGAAAGCAAAAAAATATGCAGAAAACTTGAAAAAGACAGATTACAAACGTTATCAGAGGGAAATGCTCAAGGCAAAAATTATTCAGTCGAGAAGTGAAAAGCTGAGTTTTGAAATTGCTAAAAAGCCAAAGGATAACTTTTTGCAGAAAACGGAAGTCTATTCCAAAGAGGAATTAGCTGAAAAAGAAAAGGAATGGATTGAAATTTTCGAAGAAAAGGAAAAACAGAAAATTTTGGAAAATTCTAAAAAATCTGAGAATAAAGAAAAAGATAATAAGGAAAAACAGCAAGCTAAAACTGAGAATGTTACAGATTTGTCAGATAATTTAAAAAATAATGAAAATGATGAAAAAAATTTAGATAAAAAAGAACAAGAAGTATCTGAAATTGAAAATAATGGGAAGATAAAAGAGTCATCTGAAACAGAAGAAAATCAGGAAGAAGAGGAAAAAGAACCAAAACTTGAAATTGTAACGCCTTTAAGAAGAGAGTCGGTAGTTAATTCGGCTCAAATGGATCCCAATTTTCAGCAGTTTCCGAAACTCGAAGCATTTGAAAACAGTGGAGCTGTGAAAAAGGTACTAGAAGAAGAACTGAGAGAAGCAAATGCAATGCTTGATAGTAGTCAGGGATATGATGATATTGTGAAAAAGTCTATTGCTGAAATATTTAAGTCTAAGCCGATGGATTATAAAAAGAAGGAAAAGATTGAAAAGAGTATAAGAGAAAATGTAAGACATCTAGAAAACGTTTTAAAAGAATTCGGAGTGGAAGCAAAAGTTGTTAACTATGAATATGGACCAACAATTACTAGATATGAGATTGTTATTCCAAAGGGTATAAAAGTAAGTAAAGTTACAGGACTTTCAGATGATATAGCAATGAATCTTGCAGCGGAAAGTATTCGTATAGAAGCACCAATTCCTGGAAAAAATACTATTGGAATTGAAACACCAAATAAAATTAAAGAATCAGTACATTTTTCAAATATTATAAAAAATAAAGAGCTTGATAATGGGGAGTTAAAAGTGATTCTGGGAAAAGATATAGTTGGAAGAGATAAGCTAATAGATATTGTAAAAATGCCACATTTGCTAATAGCAGGACAGACAGGTTCAGGAAAGTCTGTAGCAGTAAATACATTAATTTCCACATTAATTTCCAAGAAGTCTGAAAAGGAAGTAAAATTTATAATGATAGATCCAAAGATGGTAGAGCTTATGCCATATAATGATATTCCACATTTGCTAGTTCCAGTAATAATAGATCCACAGCAGGCGGCAATTGCACTAAAATGGGCTGTAAATGAAATGGAAAACAGATACAAGAAGCTTATGGAAAATGGTGTAAGAAACATAAAAAAATACAATGATCTTAGTTATGTGGAAAAAATGCCATATATTGTCATAATTATTGATGAGCTAGCTGATCTTATGATGGTTGCGGCTGGAAGTGTTGAGGAGTCGATTGCAAGAATCGCACAGAAGGCAAGAGCTGTAGGAATTCATCTAGTTGTAGCGACGCAACGTCCATCTACAGATGTAATAACTGGAATGATAAAAGCAAATTTGCCAAGTAGAATTTCCTTTGCGTTGAGATCTCAAATTGACTCAAGAACTATATTGGATACAGCTGGTGCTGAAAAACTGTTAGGACAGGGAGATATGCTTCTTCTTGCCAATGGATCTTCAAAGCTGGAAAGAATTCAAGGAGCATATATTTCGGATGATGAAGTTAAGAACTTGACTGACACATTAAAGTCTGCTAGAAAAGTAAAATACAGGAATGAAATTCTGGAAGAGTCACAGGAAGAAATGATAGACGTCGATCCTTTTTTTGAAAATGCAATAAATATTATAAGACAGGAGAACAAGGTATCAATTTCATTGTTACAACGTAAATTAAAGGTAGGATTTAACAGGGCTTCAAGGATTTATGAACAGCTTAAGGAACATGGTGTAATAAGCTTTGATGACCAGATATTAGTTGATAATATTGATGAAATAAATTAA
- a CDS encoding rod shape-determining protein has product MKFLDIFKTNIAPRGTRDIAIDLGTANTVVYVKGEGILVDEPTYVAINKKTEELEHIGEKAKEIIGRTAKHTRIIRPLKNGVISNYEVTERMLEEFLHRIKKDRFQSSRVIICVPSGVTQVERRAVIEVVKDAGAKEVYLIEEPIAAAIGVGIDLFEPKGHLIVDIGGGTTEIAFIVSGGAALSRSVKIAGDHLNEDIMEFVKEEYNLLIGEKTAEELKINTISHADPDAEYEIKGRELGVGLPKSLKVKASDIDKAIRKHIDAIIDEIRLTIEEIEPEIAADVYETGIYLSGGGAGIRILKKRIEEELSLDVTVGEEAIHAVVLGIAEVLTDFNKYKNIIISPTYEY; this is encoded by the coding sequence ATGAAATTTTTGGATATTTTTAAAACAAATATAGCACCAAGAGGTACACGTGATATAGCTATTGACTTAGGAACGGCAAATACTGTCGTGTATGTTAAAGGAGAAGGGATTCTGGTAGATGAGCCAACTTATGTTGCAATTAACAAGAAAACTGAGGAATTAGAGCATATTGGTGAAAAAGCTAAAGAGATAATCGGAAGAACTGCTAAACATACAAGAATTATACGTCCGTTAAAAAATGGAGTAATCTCAAACTATGAAGTTACAGAAAGAATGCTTGAAGAATTTTTACATAGAATAAAAAAAGATAGATTTCAAAGTTCGAGAGTTATAATCTGTGTTCCAAGTGGAGTTACACAAGTTGAAAGAAGAGCTGTAATAGAGGTTGTGAAGGATGCTGGAGCAAAAGAGGTTTACTTAATTGAAGAGCCAATAGCGGCTGCAATTGGTGTTGGAATTGACTTGTTTGAGCCAAAAGGGCATTTGATAGTTGATATAGGTGGAGGAACTACCGAAATTGCATTTATTGTATCTGGTGGAGCGGCATTATCAAGATCAGTAAAAATTGCTGGAGATCACTTAAATGAAGATATTATGGAATTTGTAAAAGAAGAATACAATCTGTTGATTGGTGAAAAAACGGCTGAGGAATTAAAAATAAATACAATAAGCCATGCTGATCCAGATGCTGAATATGAAATAAAAGGACGTGAACTAGGGGTTGGATTGCCAAAAAGCTTGAAAGTAAAGGCTTCAGATATTGACAAGGCGATTAGAAAACATATTGATGCTATTATTGATGAAATAAGGCTTACGATAGAGGAAATAGAACCTGAGATAGCGGCAGATGTTTATGAAACAGGAATTTATCTGTCTGGTGGAGGAGCAGGAATAAGAATTTTGAAAAAGAGAATAGAAGAAGAATTGTCATTAGATGTGACAGTTGGTGAAGAAGCAATTCACGCAGTTGTGTTAGGAATTGCAGAAGTTCTTACAGACTTTAATAAATATAAGAATATTATTATTTCACCAACATACGAATATTAA
- a CDS encoding HAD-IB family phosphatase, whose protein sequence is MGNNKKSIFLIDFDITISKKDSTDVLLETHQPEFKQELRKKYRAGEYSIREFIKYGLGSLNITKEQYIQTLQENVTIDETFIDFVKSGEEFKIVSAGARLNVQGTLSKYGINLPDSEVISNDLKFSGTDKNQITVENPFLDKEGYYGVDKKEAVENYKKKGYKTYFVGDGPSDYKALEVADFAFVRKGTRAVKFCEENGIEFFKFGDFDEILEWVENNKKV, encoded by the coding sequence TTGGGAAATAATAAAAAATCAATCTTTTTAATAGATTTTGATATAACAATCAGTAAAAAAGATTCGACAGATGTTTTGCTTGAAACACATCAGCCTGAATTTAAACAGGAACTGCGAAAAAAATACAGAGCTGGAGAATATTCTATAAGGGAGTTTATAAAATATGGACTAGGCTCTCTAAATATCACAAAAGAGCAGTATATCCAGACGTTACAGGAAAATGTGACAATTGATGAAACTTTTATAGATTTTGTAAAAAGTGGAGAAGAATTTAAAATCGTTAGTGCGGGTGCAAGGCTAAACGTACAGGGAACACTTTCAAAATATGGTATAAACTTGCCAGATAGCGAAGTTATATCAAATGATTTAAAATTTAGTGGAACTGATAAAAACCAAATTACTGTGGAAAATCCATTTTTGGACAAGGAAGGCTATTACGGCGTTGACAAGAAAGAAGCTGTAGAAAATTATAAAAAAAAGGGCTACAAAACTTATTTTGTAGGCGATGGCCCGTCTGATTACAAAGCATTGGAAGTGGCTGATTTTGCTTTTGTGAGAAAAGGGACTAGGGCGGTTAAGTTTTGTGAAGAAAATGGAATTGAGTTTTTTAAGTTTGGGGATTTTGACGAGATTTTGGAGTGGGTAGAAAATAATAAGAAAGTTTAA
- a CDS encoding pseudouridine synthase encodes MRLNKFIAETGFCSRRKADELINEGRVTVNKHEAIIGMDVKPEDVVRIDGERVKLNTRYEYYILNKPKRVICSNEDKFGRRLAVDFIKSRARLFTYGRLDFMTEGLIIISNDGEVYNHVMHPRKKLYKSYIAKVSREIEDKDIEALQHGVVIDGKRTAPAKVKKIDKKELRIAIFEGRNRQIRKMLETLGYNVNSLKRIKVGELTLGNLQVGEYRTLNEDEIKYLKSL; translated from the coding sequence ATGAGATTAAATAAATTTATAGCTGAAACGGGATTTTGTTCACGTAGGAAGGCTGATGAACTGATAAATGAAGGAAGAGTTACCGTAAATAAGCATGAGGCGATTATTGGAATGGATGTGAAGCCTGAAGATGTGGTTAGAATTGATGGAGAAAGAGTAAAACTTAATACAAGATATGAATATTATATTTTGAACAAGCCAAAAAGAGTGATTTGCTCAAATGAAGACAAGTTTGGGCGTAGACTTGCAGTAGACTTTATAAAATCACGTGCCAGACTTTTTACTTATGGAAGATTAGATTTTATGACAGAAGGGTTAATTATAATCAGTAATGATGGCGAAGTTTACAATCACGTAATGCATCCACGAAAAAAATTGTATAAAAGCTACATTGCAAAAGTTAGCCGTGAAATTGAAGACAAGGATATTGAGGCACTGCAGCATGGAGTTGTAATTGACGGGAAAAGAACTGCACCAGCAAAAGTTAAGAAAATTGACAAAAAGGAACTTAGAATTGCAATTTTTGAAGGAAGAAACAGACAGATAAGAAAAATGCTGGAAACATTGGGATATAATGTTAATTCATTAAAACGTATTAAAGTGGGAGAACTTACGCTTGGTAATTTACAAGTGGGAGAATATCGTACTTTGAATGAAGATGAAATTAAATATCTGAAAAGTTTATAA